In Parageobacillus sp. KH3-4, the genomic window ACATACCTATAAAGTTTGTTTTTATAGCTAATGTAAAGAGGTGAAGAGAATTTATGGCTTCACATATGGATGGCACACCTCCATCCCCTCAATACACTTTCGATGTAAATAAAAGCTCCCTGTTTAAAAAAGATAACAACAACTATATTAACGTATTAGGTGTGAAACAGTTGAATACACTGGAAAATGTGTCTCTGTTAGACATTTTCCTAAGTGCTAATAATGTCATAGAACCACACTATCACCCAAATGCAGCCGAGCTAGTCTACTGTATTTCTGGCGCTGCTACTGTATCGATGCTGAACCCATTTACAAAACAAATTCTCAGTTATTCTATTACACCCGGACAAGTGGCAAACATTCCAAGAAGTTGGTGGCATTATGAAGTAGCTAAAGTTGATAACACTCACCTTTTGGCAATTTTTGATGCGCCAACTCCAGAAGTGATTTTAGGTTCAGACATCTTAAAATTTACTCCGGCAAATATCATATCGCATACCTATTGTCTCGATGAAAATCAATGGAAACAAGCAATTGCACCGGTCCAACCCACCACTTATATAGGTCCATATAAGAATTGCAACAGAGCAAAAGAAAATATACCTCATCAATATTTAAATCAACAGCTACAATATATTCAGCAATACCAACATCCCCCTTACGTCCTTCAGTACCAGCAATATTGGGGCTATAGATAAACAAGTTCAACTATCTGTGGAAAATCCATATCTTTTTTGGGTCACAGTTTGGCCTACTATGAAACGCAATGTTTATTTTATTTTCTTCTTTTCCAAGGCAATTTGCCGGCACTCTGAAACACTTAGGGCGTATACAAGTGCGGTGTGAATCATTTGGAAATCGCCGTTTTCTTTTATGGTGAACTCCACCTCAAATGGCATATTTTCGCCTATGAAGCATACGATATAGTAGGTGCTTCATTTCCTCCTTTCATATGACGTGTTGAATACCGCCTTTCTTTTTCAACTGCCAAAGCTTGTTGTAGATAGATTTTTTGTCCCGATCCAATTTTTCCGCAAGCTGATCAATTGTCAAAATGTGTTGATGATGCCATCAGTAAAACTTTTCTTCGCTGGACCATTTCTCTTTTTGTTTTCTGCTTCTAAAACGGCGATAGGTTTCTCCACTAACATGGATAACAGCTGGCGCATTTGCTTGCCGAATTTGCTTTGTGCTGCAAGTGATGATACGATAAGCTGAAATCGAGCAAACGGGCTTAAACAATGATGGCAGTAAGCGTTTAGCTTGCTGCTTTTTCTTTTTTCGAACCGCTGGTGAAGTTCTGCCTTGACAGCTAATTCTAACGCCATCAGCAGCGTTGATTGTTCCGCAGCTTCGCGCAAACTTCCCTAGCCTTTGCCGCTTTCGGCAACCTGCTTGCTGAAAGTACCGCGTACATTACCCCACTCCTTATTCCTTAATTTTTCGCGCAAATGAGTAGGTGCTTCATTTCCTTCCTTTCTGCCGCCAGTTAGCTTGCTTTTCCTTTATTAGCTGCTTCCTTTTGCTGGCGTTTGCGTTCTTTTACGATGCGTTTTGCGTCTTCTACGAAGCACAATAGAAATTTTTTAGCTTGCTCAACAGTCAGGTTGATCTTCATATAAACTCTCTCCTTTTTTGGGTTTAGGGATATATATGCTTTCAAGGCAAGGTAGTATTAGTAGACTAACAGGTCGGCATTCTATCTGCCCTTATGGATACCCGCCAGCTAATGTATTATTACAAAAGTCCAATTGGTCCAATGTACATCAAATACGTAAATAAATTTATTAATTATCAATGGTATCGGATATGGACACTATCAATCCCAAACACAGCTGCTGACGACGCAATTTGCCATGCAACTGGCTGCTTTGAGTGCGATAAATTAGACGCTCAATTCCTGATGTTCCAGCTGATATTGCAGAATGGAAAAAGGTTTAGACTATAGCCCTTTGATCTTAACGACTGATCGAGCCATTGGCTGCGTAAATAGCGTTCTGATCAGCTGTTTCACCTTTCTCTAAAGCCGTTCTGGAAGTCCAAATGCTTTTGGATCACGTTGTTAATCGATGCGATTATTCGATCAGCCGCTGTTTGCTGCGGCTGCTGCTTTTTCAAGACGAGAAACGTGCGCTTCTAATTCCGAAAGACGTTGTTCGAGATTCATTTCGTCACTTCTTTATGCATTTCAATCATTGGCAGCAAATCAGCGAGAAAGCTTTCCCTCACAGTGATATGCTCGGCACGCTTAACACCGAGAACAAAACGAATGAGTGTGTATAAAAGCCTTGCCGGTATTTACGCTTGCTTGTTCATCGAAACATTAGACAAGAAAATCGTCAATTCGTTCCAATGCATGCGCGCCTGGAGCTGTGACAATTCTTTTAACACGTCTTTCCGAATTTGCTGGTGTAATTTTTCATATTCAGCTTGCGTGAGCGGAATCTCTCCCCTTCTTTAGTAGTTCATTGATCGATACGCCTAGGGCACAGCGCTTAATTTTCCATTTCGTCAAAAATCTGCTCGATTGGTATTTTAAAACTTCGGAAACGATGACTATATCGACCGGAAAATTAACTCTCCCTTTTTCAAGATAGTAATCATTAGGGCTTTCGTATCCTAGTAAATCAGCCATCTCTTCCAACGAGATATATTCTTGCTTTACAAAGTTTTTTATCTTATCTACTTTTTTGGCAAAAAATATATTTTTACCGTTTTGGCAAAATCGCTTTTTACCATATTGGTAAATGCTAAAATTAGTGAAAAGAATCATAACTAAAAAAGGTGTTAACCCATGGATATTTATAGGAAAACGCCTAAATGACTTAAGAGAAAAGTTTGACTACTCCCAAAAGCAAGTCGCTGAAGCTATTGGTATTTCCAATGTGCAATTATCTAGATACGAATCAGGGATCGAAACCTTGAGCCAATTGCGGCTTTTGCTGATTTTTATGGTGTAACCACTGACTATATCCTTGGAAGAACAGACAATCCTACAGGTTATGCTATTGAT contains:
- a CDS encoding cupin domain-containing protein, translating into MASHMDGTPPSPQYTFDVNKSSLFKKDNNNYINVLGVKQLNTLENVSLLDIFLSANNVIEPHYHPNAAELVYCISGAATVSMLNPFTKQILSYSITPGQVANIPRSWWHYEVAKVDNTHLLAIFDAPTPEVILGSDILKFTPANIISHTYCLDENQWKQAIAPVQPTTYIGPYKNCNRAKENIPHQYLNQQLQYIQQYQHPPYVLQYQQYWGYR
- a CDS encoding helix-turn-helix transcriptional regulator, which gives rise to MLKLVKRIITKKGVNPWIFIGKRLNDLREKFDYSQKQVAEAIGISNVQLSRYESGIETLSQLRLLLIFMV